A genomic stretch from Sphingobacterium sp. ML3W includes:
- a CDS encoding DUF423 domain-containing protein: MNKRIILAASLLGALAVILGAFGAHGLEGKVSAYHIETWKTANQYHFYHTFALLFLSTFSRAKTYSIKVSFIAFIVGILFFSGSLYILSIREITGFGNPAILGPITPLGGLSLIIGWIALFVAALKNKS; encoded by the coding sequence ATGAATAAGAGAATCATTTTAGCCGCTTCGCTATTGGGAGCATTAGCTGTAATATTAGGTGCATTTGGCGCTCACGGTCTAGAAGGAAAGGTAAGTGCATATCATATCGAAACTTGGAAAACTGCAAATCAGTATCATTTCTATCATACCTTTGCATTGTTATTTTTATCGACTTTTTCGCGTGCGAAAACCTACTCAATCAAGGTGTCCTTTATTGCTTTTATTGTTGGTATTTTGTTCTTTTCAGGATCCTTATATATCCTTAGCATCAGGGAAATAACTGGTTTCGGAAATCCGGCTATCTTAGGTCCCATAACACCTTTAGGTGGCTTGTCATTGATTATCGGTTGGATAGCCTTATTTGTAGCGGCACTAAAAAATAAATCGTAA
- the priA gene encoding primosomal protein N', whose translation MSNPQSSIFSERDTLFIDVVLPLALARTYTYRIPADWNDRVQIGVRVIVQFGRNKIYSAVVKSISKEAPLKYEAKYILDIIDDKPIVNLAQFKLWDWLADYYMCSLGEVMQAALPAALKLASETKVISSITEEFDRSTLSDKEYLIIEALEVAGELKVNDIVKLLGQKTVFPILKQLFDKGVVLISEEITERYKPKTKVFLRFGPDFRNEDAKRELLDSLNRAPKQQDAVLAFMQLVKKTEEITRPMLAEASGCGNGAITALIDKGVFEVKEKVVSRFQGEDIELDANFQFNENQQRAYNEIQQSFEEKEVTLLHGVTASGKTQLYIRLIEQAIAEGKSALYLLPEIALTAQITARLKLHFGDKLGVYHSKFNDNERAEVWHKVMKNEFQVVIGARSSVFLPFQDLGIIIVDEEHESSYKQFDPAPRYHARDTAIYLGFLHQTKVLLGSATPSLESYYNAKAKKYGFVQLLERYGNAQLPSVELVNIPEEGRKENMFSYFSGTLLKAIEEAVKNKEQVILFQNRRGHTTMIQCNTCGFVAKCVNCDVSLTYHKSSNMMHCHYCGHVEPPLRVCPACGMPHIESKGFGTERVEEELELLMPEIRIGRLDLDSTKGKYGFDKIITAFDEHEFDVLIGTQMVAKGLDFGRVSLIGVVNADTIINFPDFRAYERSFSLFSQVAGRAGRREAGGRVIIQSYTTNHRVLEQVVNNDYEGMFMTEITERKNYLYPPFYRLIRIDIKHTDFQKCYDAANRFAAALRPQLGARVLGPEPPLVSRVRNNFIQTITLKIERTNISIAKVKELIRSVLLDFEIDKTNSGVRVQVDVDPY comes from the coding sequence ATGTCCAATCCGCAGTCTTCGATTTTTAGTGAAAGAGATACCTTGTTTATTGATGTGGTTCTACCGTTAGCTCTAGCACGAACATATACTTATCGTATTCCGGCTGACTGGAATGATCGGGTACAGATTGGGGTTCGGGTCATTGTGCAATTTGGACGAAACAAGATTTATTCGGCGGTCGTGAAATCGATCAGCAAAGAAGCTCCACTGAAATACGAAGCAAAGTATATTTTAGATATCATTGATGATAAACCTATCGTCAACCTTGCCCAGTTTAAGTTGTGGGATTGGTTGGCAGATTACTATATGTGCAGTTTGGGCGAAGTCATGCAGGCCGCACTTCCAGCAGCTTTAAAACTGGCAAGTGAAACCAAAGTGATCTCTTCTATAACAGAAGAATTTGATCGTTCGACACTCTCGGATAAAGAATACCTGATTATTGAGGCCCTGGAGGTGGCAGGGGAACTTAAAGTCAATGATATCGTGAAGTTATTGGGCCAGAAAACCGTATTTCCGATATTGAAGCAATTGTTTGACAAAGGGGTCGTACTTATCTCCGAGGAAATAACAGAAAGATATAAACCCAAAACAAAAGTATTCTTACGTTTTGGCCCTGACTTTAGAAATGAGGATGCCAAACGAGAATTATTGGATAGTCTCAATCGTGCTCCCAAACAGCAAGATGCAGTTTTGGCATTTATGCAACTTGTTAAAAAGACTGAAGAGATTACACGTCCGATGTTGGCAGAAGCTTCAGGTTGCGGTAATGGTGCTATCACGGCATTGATCGACAAAGGTGTATTTGAAGTGAAGGAGAAGGTCGTATCGAGATTTCAGGGAGAGGATATAGAACTAGATGCTAATTTTCAATTCAATGAAAATCAACAGCGTGCCTATAATGAGATCCAACAGTCTTTTGAGGAAAAAGAGGTAACACTATTGCATGGGGTAACTGCTTCAGGGAAAACTCAGCTCTATATACGACTTATCGAACAGGCAATAGCTGAAGGAAAATCAGCTTTGTATCTTCTGCCTGAGATCGCATTGACAGCACAGATTACTGCGCGATTAAAACTGCATTTTGGTGATAAGCTTGGTGTTTATCATTCGAAATTCAATGATAATGAACGTGCAGAGGTATGGCATAAGGTGATGAAAAATGAGTTTCAAGTTGTTATTGGTGCCCGTTCTTCTGTATTTCTTCCGTTTCAGGATTTGGGAATTATTATTGTCGATGAGGAACATGAAAGCTCATACAAACAATTTGATCCAGCACCGCGCTACCATGCGCGGGATACAGCCATTTATCTCGGCTTTTTACATCAGACTAAAGTGCTTTTGGGATCCGCAACACCATCGTTGGAAAGTTATTATAATGCTAAAGCAAAGAAGTATGGCTTTGTGCAATTATTGGAGCGGTATGGCAATGCGCAGTTGCCGAGTGTTGAGCTAGTCAATATTCCTGAAGAAGGACGAAAGGAAAATATGTTCTCCTATTTCTCCGGAACACTGTTAAAAGCTATTGAAGAAGCTGTTAAGAATAAGGAACAGGTTATTCTGTTTCAGAATAGACGCGGACACACCACCATGATCCAGTGTAATACCTGTGGTTTTGTTGCCAAATGCGTGAATTGCGATGTCAGTTTGACCTATCATAAAAGTTCCAATATGATGCATTGTCATTACTGTGGGCATGTTGAGCCACCGCTTCGGGTCTGTCCAGCTTGTGGAATGCCACATATTGAAAGTAAGGGCTTTGGAACAGAGCGGGTGGAAGAAGAACTTGAATTGCTGATGCCCGAGATCCGGATAGGCCGATTGGATCTGGATTCGACAAAAGGAAAATATGGCTTTGATAAGATTATTACGGCTTTCGATGAGCATGAGTTTGATGTGCTGATTGGGACACAAATGGTGGCCAAAGGACTGGATTTTGGACGTGTTAGTTTAATCGGTGTTGTGAATGCGGATACCATTATTAATTTTCCTGATTTTCGTGCCTATGAGCGTTCCTTCTCGCTCTTTTCCCAAGTTGCAGGCCGAGCCGGTCGTCGGGAAGCAGGTGGACGAGTGATTATTCAAAGTTATACGACAAATCATAGAGTCTTAGAGCAAGTCGTTAACAATGATTATGAAGGGATGTTTATGACGGAAATTACTGAGCGTAAGAATTACCTTTACCCACCTTTTTACCGACTTATTCGCATTGATATTAAGCATACGGATTTTCAAAAATGCTATGATGCCGCGAATCGTTTTGCAGCTGCTTTACGACCACAGCTCGGAGCTAGGGTATTGGGACCCGAACCACCGCTGGTCTCCCGTGTCCGAAATAATTTTATTCAGACGATTACGTTGAAGATTGAACGCACAAATATTAGTATCGCTAAGGTAAAGGAGTTGATTCGTTCGGTTTTATTGGATTTTGAGATTGATAAGACCAATAGCGGCGTTCGTGTTCAGGTCGATGTTGACCCTTATTAA
- a CDS encoding protein-L-isoaspartate(D-aspartate) O-methyltransferase translates to MAYKFIDNYRERGARKKLVEHLKGRGIEDQKVLEAIGKVPRHFFFDETFWNQAYRDIAFPIGDGQTISQPYTVAYQSELLHVKKGDKVLEIGTGSGYQTCILLELGADVYTIERQENLYQRTIQVLPYMGYKANFFLGDGSKGIEKHAPYDKIIVTAGAPFVPEIMLKQLKIGGIFVIPVGDEKSQKMMTIIRVGENDFDRIELDTFRFVPLVGDQAW, encoded by the coding sequence ATGGCGTATAAGTTTATTGATAATTATCGGGAGAGAGGTGCACGTAAGAAATTGGTTGAGCATCTAAAAGGAAGAGGTATTGAAGACCAAAAAGTATTGGAAGCCATTGGGAAGGTACCACGTCATTTCTTTTTTGATGAAACCTTTTGGAATCAGGCTTATCGAGACATTGCTTTTCCAATCGGTGACGGACAAACGATCTCCCAACCATACACTGTCGCTTATCAATCCGAATTGCTCCACGTGAAAAAAGGAGATAAAGTACTGGAAATTGGAACAGGATCAGGGTATCAAACTTGTATTTTGCTCGAACTTGGGGCCGATGTATATACGATAGAACGCCAAGAGAACCTTTATCAACGAACAATTCAGGTATTACCCTATATGGGATATAAGGCTAATTTCTTTTTGGGAGATGGCTCCAAAGGTATTGAAAAACATGCTCCTTACGATAAGATTATTGTAACTGCTGGGGCGCCATTCGTGCCTGAAATCATGTTGAAGCAGCTAAAGATAGGTGGGATTTTTGTGATTCCGGTGGGGGATGAGAAGTCTCAGAAAATGATGACAATAATTCGTGTAGGTGAAAATGATTTTGATCGCATTGAATTGGATACTTTTCGTTTTGTACCCTTGGTGGGTGACCAGGCCTGGTAA
- a CDS encoding DNA mismatch repair protein MutS translates to MNPITTLYDQKHQEIASTVLKLNKQVNTLSLTRLFVILGGGALLFYTFQLESLPLVFFCFFALLFLFAYLVRRQSQLELQKNYFEAYLKVLSNEQNIIDGKANMYAHGENFEDGNHPYSSDMDVFGAYSLFAQLNRSTTKQGIDLLASWLNAPLDKEQIQRNQEASKELESESEWIWDFQAKLLANLNHKLDIKTFLSNYFQNRNFSFGNAFMRMYVKVGPILFVLALVGSFFISKFAAVATLLGLFHILWAFAKAGSVGLFSSRIDKIGGILGSYADAIQAIENHVWKSVSLQEMANELKQGGHAEPISKAFKKLAVLINNLDARNNVFVGLFLNLFLLWDFRQVLAIIDWKNKYEQEILNSFDTLAKVEAVNSLAIWKRNHPTYVYPVILVNPEEDKIEAQGIYHPLIPNELVVANNYTSNDHRVALVTGSNMAGKSTFLRTIGVNAILAYAGASVAASSFQLPIYKLISYMRIRDNLNESTSTFKAELNRMKFILDTVASHTDSFFLIDEMLRGTNSVDKYLGSRAIIKQLVRLDGKGMVATHDLQLSSLEQEFPKDIKNYHFDIQVDEGQMLFDYKLKTGECKIFNASLLLKGIGVDIEENIG, encoded by the coding sequence ATGAATCCAATAACGACATTATACGACCAAAAGCATCAAGAAATTGCCTCCACGGTCTTAAAATTAAATAAGCAGGTGAATACCCTGAGTTTAACCCGGCTCTTTGTAATTCTTGGTGGGGGAGCCTTGCTATTTTATACTTTTCAGTTGGAAAGTCTTCCATTGGTTTTCTTTTGTTTCTTTGCCTTATTGTTTCTATTTGCGTATTTGGTACGCAGACAAAGTCAGTTGGAACTTCAGAAAAACTATTTTGAAGCCTATCTGAAGGTTTTGTCCAATGAGCAAAACATCATTGATGGAAAAGCAAATATGTATGCCCATGGAGAGAACTTTGAGGATGGTAATCATCCTTATAGCTCAGATATGGACGTGTTCGGCGCATATTCGTTATTTGCCCAATTGAATCGGTCAACAACAAAACAGGGGATTGATTTGCTGGCATCTTGGCTAAATGCACCTCTGGATAAAGAGCAAATCCAACGGAATCAGGAAGCGTCAAAGGAATTGGAGAGTGAATCGGAATGGATATGGGATTTTCAGGCGAAACTGCTGGCAAATCTGAATCATAAACTCGATATTAAGACTTTTTTGTCCAATTATTTTCAAAACCGAAATTTTAGTTTTGGAAATGCTTTCATGCGTATGTATGTCAAAGTTGGTCCAATTTTATTTGTGCTAGCGCTTGTTGGAAGCTTTTTTATTTCCAAATTTGCGGCAGTCGCAACGTTATTAGGTTTGTTTCATATTCTCTGGGCTTTCGCCAAAGCGGGTAGTGTTGGTTTATTTTCATCAAGGATAGACAAAATTGGTGGAATACTGGGTTCTTATGCCGATGCGATACAAGCGATAGAAAACCATGTATGGAAATCCGTTTCCTTACAAGAAATGGCTAATGAATTAAAGCAGGGAGGGCATGCTGAACCTATTTCAAAAGCATTTAAAAAACTAGCAGTTCTTATCAATAATCTGGATGCACGAAATAATGTGTTTGTTGGGTTATTTCTGAATCTCTTTTTGTTATGGGATTTTAGACAGGTATTGGCGATTATCGATTGGAAAAATAAGTATGAACAAGAAATCCTGAATTCATTTGATACGTTGGCAAAAGTTGAAGCTGTGAATAGTCTCGCAATTTGGAAAAGAAATCATCCGACTTATGTCTATCCGGTCATCTTGGTCAATCCAGAGGAGGATAAAATTGAGGCACAAGGTATTTATCATCCGCTTATTCCGAATGAGTTAGTGGTTGCCAACAATTATACCAGCAACGATCATCGGGTTGCATTGGTAACAGGATCCAATATGGCTGGCAAAAGCACATTCTTACGTACCATTGGTGTCAATGCAATTTTAGCTTATGCTGGAGCGAGTGTTGCGGCCTCATCATTTCAACTACCGATCTATAAACTTATATCCTATATGCGTATTAGAGACAATCTGAACGAAAGTACTTCCACTTTCAAGGCAGAACTCAATCGGATGAAATTTATACTGGATACTGTAGCTTCACATACGGATAGTTTTTTTCTGATTGATGAAATGTTACGTGGAACAAACTCGGTTGACAAATATTTGGGCTCACGCGCGATTATTAAGCAGTTGGTTCGCTTGGATGGTAAAGGTATGGTGGCAACGCACGATCTGCAACTGTCTAGTTTGGAACAGGAATTTCCAAAAGATATCAAAAATTATCACTTCGATATCCAGGTTGATGAAGGGCAGATGCTGTTTGACTATAAACTGAAGACAGGGGAGTGTAAGATCTTCAACGCTTCTTTGTTATTAAAGGGGATAGGGGTTGATATCGAGGAAAATATTGGATAA
- a CDS encoding acyl-CoA thioesterase, translating to MTLQERIDLSETHVCTTVFPFLTNHHDTLFGGKAMSIMDEVSFMAATRFCRKTLVTVSTDRIDFNKAIPSGSIIEAIARVQNVGRTSLKVKVEIFLEHMYKEGRELAIEGVFTFVALDENKQPIPVLEGLDIE from the coding sequence ATGACTTTACAAGAACGTATTGATTTATCAGAAACGCATGTATGTACAACAGTATTCCCGTTTTTGACAAATCATCACGATACCTTATTCGGCGGTAAGGCGATGTCTATCATGGACGAAGTGTCTTTTATGGCCGCAACGAGATTCTGCCGCAAAACTTTAGTGACAGTATCGACAGATCGTATTGATTTTAATAAAGCAATTCCTTCCGGGAGTATTATAGAGGCAATTGCGCGTGTCCAAAATGTCGGGCGTACGAGCTTAAAGGTGAAAGTAGAAATATTCCTGGAGCATATGTATAAAGAGGGACGGGAACTTGCGATCGAAGGGGTATTTACTTTTGTTGCTTTGGACGAAAACAAACAGCCAATTCCTGTTTTAGAAGGTTTGGATATTGAATAA
- a CDS encoding DUF779 domain-containing protein has translation MVNRIDSTDKAKELIHTLEAKHGALMFYQAGGCCEGTQPQCFEKGGYFPRMNDAMIGLVEGYEFWVDRDLFEYWKHAHFTLDVLEGFGPGGFSLETPLGKTFKVHYRLFTDEELKELSPIKRSE, from the coding sequence ATGGTCAACAGAATAGATAGTACAGACAAAGCCAAAGAGCTCATTCATACCCTTGAAGCAAAACACGGTGCATTGATGTTTTACCAGGCAGGAGGCTGCTGTGAAGGGACTCAGCCCCAATGTTTTGAAAAAGGGGGTTATTTTCCCCGCATGAATGACGCCATGATCGGATTGGTTGAAGGATACGAGTTTTGGGTAGACCGGGATCTGTTTGAGTATTGGAAACATGCCCATTTCACACTTGATGTACTGGAGGGCTTTGGCCCTGGTGGCTTTTCGTTGGAAACACCACTTGGAAAAACCTTTAAGGTACATTACCGGCTCTTTACAGACGAAGAATTGAAAGAACTTAGCCCAATCAAACGTAGTGAATAA
- a CDS encoding aldehyde dehydrogenase family protein — protein MSAIKRPSFKERYDNYIGGKFVAPIQGKYFDNISPVDGKVYTQVAHSTKEDLDLAVDTASKAFETWGKTSATERSIILNKIADRIEANLEYIAAVETIDNGKAVRETLNADIPLAIDHFRYFAGVIRAEEGSITELDSNTVSLIVHEPIGVIAQIIPWNFPILMAVWKLAPALAAGNTVVLKPAESTPASILVLMEIIGDLIPAGVINIVNGFGSELGRALVTNPKVAKAAFTGSTATGRLVMQYATENIIPVTLELGGKSPNIFFSSVMDADDAFLDKAIEGAVLFALNQGEICTCPSRLLVQEDIYDKFITRVIDRVNQIKVGDPLDPTTMMGAQASKIQKDKIMSYITLGKQEGAEVLTGGDENNVGAGFEEGYYIKPTLFKGNNKMRIFQEEIFGPVLAVTTFKDEQEAITIANDTMYGLGAGVWTRDAHQLYQVPRAIQAGRVWVNQYHSYPAGAPFGGYKQSGIGRENHKMMLAHYRQAKNMLISYSKEKLGFF, from the coding sequence ATGAGCGCAATTAAAAGACCATCGTTCAAAGAACGATACGACAATTACATCGGCGGCAAATTTGTAGCCCCAATCCAAGGAAAATATTTTGACAATATCTCGCCCGTAGATGGTAAAGTATATACCCAGGTAGCACATTCAACGAAAGAAGATCTCGATCTGGCGGTAGATACCGCGTCCAAAGCCTTTGAGACCTGGGGGAAAACATCAGCAACCGAACGCAGCATTATTCTCAATAAAATTGCAGACCGCATCGAGGCTAATCTGGAATATATTGCCGCAGTAGAAACCATAGATAACGGAAAAGCAGTACGTGAAACGCTAAATGCAGATATCCCGCTTGCTATTGATCATTTTAGATACTTTGCCGGAGTAATCCGCGCCGAAGAAGGATCGATAACTGAATTAGACAGCAATACCGTTTCCTTAATTGTACACGAACCAATCGGCGTTATTGCACAGATCATTCCGTGGAATTTCCCTATTTTAATGGCGGTCTGGAAACTTGCTCCAGCGCTTGCTGCCGGAAATACCGTTGTTTTAAAACCAGCAGAAAGCACACCGGCATCAATCCTTGTCTTGATGGAAATTATTGGCGATCTGATACCGGCGGGTGTGATAAATATTGTGAATGGGTTTGGCTCAGAACTAGGCCGGGCCTTGGTAACGAATCCTAAAGTAGCGAAGGCAGCCTTTACAGGATCAACTGCAACAGGGCGATTAGTCATGCAATATGCTACAGAAAATATTATACCGGTAACACTGGAATTGGGTGGAAAATCCCCCAACATATTCTTCAGTTCTGTCATGGATGCTGACGATGCATTCTTGGACAAAGCAATCGAAGGTGCCGTTTTATTTGCCCTCAATCAAGGCGAAATATGCACTTGTCCTTCACGGTTATTAGTGCAGGAGGATATCTATGATAAGTTTATTACCAGAGTCATCGATCGGGTCAATCAGATCAAAGTTGGTGACCCGTTGGATCCGACAACAATGATGGGGGCCCAAGCTTCCAAAATTCAAAAAGACAAAATTATGTCTTATATCACACTAGGCAAACAAGAAGGAGCCGAAGTGCTGACTGGGGGAGACGAAAATAATGTCGGCGCAGGTTTTGAAGAAGGTTACTACATCAAACCAACGCTATTCAAAGGAAATAATAAGATGCGGATCTTTCAAGAAGAGATTTTCGGCCCAGTCTTGGCTGTAACAACTTTCAAAGATGAACAAGAAGCTATTACTATTGCCAATGACACTATGTATGGTCTCGGCGCCGGTGTATGGACCAGAGATGCACATCAACTTTATCAAGTTCCACGCGCCATCCAGGCAGGCCGTGTTTGGGTTAATCAATATCACTCTTATCCAGCTGGCGCTCCATTTGGAGGATATAAACAATCCGGAATTGGCCGAGAAAATCACAAGATGATGCTTGCCCATTATCGTCAGGCAAAAAATATGTTAATTTCATACAGCAAGGAAAAGCTAGGGTTCTTTTAA
- a CDS encoding AraC family transcriptional regulator, protein MSDRTLIHTLPFSQGRELSTLVENRRAFTLDSLELNIYETYRVSEYVPLQFDDLVMINMIQGKKIMHLEHMKAFDYLPGQMIVLPAMVDMHIDFPEATLERPTQCSALTIRKEKIEAVLDYLNEFYPKEQLGRWHIDPELFHLYNSNELAELVNKLFQIIISDNPLKDVLADLTFKELTIRLLQSQSLMALKVGKSPNKVLVHLQEFIRRNITEKISIDLLEKAAHMSKASLTRMFKRELGLSPMEYVIQQRIGKAKQLLLLTRNVKESCFGAGFNDVNYFVRLFKNRVGITPGAFVLAQ, encoded by the coding sequence ATGAGTGATAGGACACTGATTCATACATTACCATTTTCTCAGGGAAGGGAACTCAGTACGCTGGTGGAAAACCGACGCGCGTTTACATTGGATAGCCTAGAACTGAATATATATGAGACATACCGTGTGTCGGAATATGTACCCCTGCAGTTTGATGACCTGGTGATGATCAATATGATTCAGGGGAAGAAAATTATGCACCTTGAACATATGAAAGCTTTTGATTATCTACCCGGGCAGATGATCGTATTGCCAGCGATGGTTGATATGCATATTGACTTTCCGGAAGCTACACTGGAGCGACCTACGCAATGTTCGGCCCTCACCATCCGGAAGGAAAAAATAGAAGCTGTATTGGATTATTTAAATGAATTTTATCCAAAGGAACAGTTGGGCCGCTGGCATATTGATCCTGAGCTTTTTCATCTTTACAATTCCAACGAGCTGGCCGAACTGGTTAATAAATTATTTCAGATTATAATAAGCGATAATCCGCTTAAGGATGTTTTGGCAGATCTGACATTTAAGGAGCTCACGATTCGATTGCTGCAGTCGCAGTCTCTTATGGCATTGAAGGTGGGGAAATCGCCCAACAAAGTACTTGTTCATTTACAGGAGTTTATCCGTAGGAATATTACCGAGAAGATATCCATAGATTTGCTGGAGAAAGCTGCTCACATGAGCAAGGCGAGTTTGACCCGGATGTTCAAACGGGAGCTAGGGCTGAGCCCAATGGAATATGTGATTCAGCAACGTATTGGTAAAGCAAAGCAGCTTTTGCTCTTGACCCGAAATGTAAAGGAATCCTGTTTTGGGGCAGGCTTCAACGATGTCAATTATTTCGTTCGCCTGTTTAAAAATAGGGTAGGCATTACGCCAGGAGCATTTGTCTTGGCGCAATGA
- the smpB gene encoding SsrA-binding protein SmpB, with amino-acid sequence MALSSDINIKNKKASFEYHLLDKYVAGIRLLGTEIKSIREGKANINDSFCSFFNDGLYIRNMHIAEYSMGSFYNHEAKRDRQLLLTKRELKKLKEKGEERGFTIVPLRIFISSRGFAKVEIALAQGKKDFDKRENIKERDVKRELDRVMKF; translated from the coding sequence ATGGCTTTATCTTCAGATATCAATATAAAAAATAAAAAAGCTTCTTTTGAGTATCATCTGCTGGACAAATACGTCGCTGGAATTCGACTACTAGGCACAGAAATAAAATCAATACGTGAGGGAAAAGCAAATATCAACGATAGTTTCTGCAGTTTCTTTAATGACGGTCTTTACATTCGTAACATGCATATTGCCGAATATTCCATGGGCTCATTTTATAACCATGAAGCAAAACGCGACCGTCAGCTTTTGCTGACAAAAAGAGAATTGAAAAAATTAAAAGAAAAAGGCGAGGAACGTGGTTTTACAATTGTTCCTTTGCGCATATTTATCAGCTCACGCGGCTTTGCAAAAGTTGAAATTGCTTTAGCACAAGGTAAAAAAGATTTTGATAAACGGGAAAATATAAAGGAAAGAGATGTCAAACGTGAACTTGATCGCGTCATGAAATTCTAA
- a CDS encoding pyridoxal phosphate-dependent aminotransferase family protein, whose amino-acid sequence MSKGKLGEKISQFKIVEELKAKGLYAYFRPIQSKQDTEVKIDGRRVLMFGSNSYLGLTTDIRIIKAAQDALEKYGTGCAGSRFLNGTLDIHVELEEKLSAYVGKEAAILFSTGFQSNLGPLSCLMGRNDYILLDERDHASIIDGSRLSFAKVIKYGHNNMDDLRAKLSRLPEESAKLICTDGIFSMEGDIVNLPELTTIANEFDAAVMVDDAHSLGVIGHKGAGTASHFGLNDDVDLIMGTFSKSLASLGGFVAGDADVIDFLKHNARSVMFSASMTPASVASTLKALEIIQNEPEHIEKLWKNTDYAKAQLLDHGFDLGATESPILPIFIRSNEKTFWVTKMLQDDGVFVNPVVSPAVPAEESLIRFSLMATHTYDQIDEAIEKMVKVFKQAEVETLI is encoded by the coding sequence ATGAGTAAAGGAAAGTTAGGCGAAAAAATATCGCAATTTAAGATTGTAGAGGAGTTAAAAGCTAAAGGCTTATATGCCTATTTTAGACCTATTCAATCAAAGCAAGATACCGAGGTAAAAATCGATGGTAGACGTGTATTGATGTTCGGTTCTAACTCTTATTTAGGGTTAACGACTGATATACGTATTATAAAAGCAGCGCAAGATGCTTTGGAAAAGTATGGTACTGGATGTGCTGGATCGCGTTTCTTAAACGGTACGTTGGATATTCACGTAGAACTGGAAGAAAAACTATCTGCTTATGTGGGTAAAGAGGCCGCGATTCTGTTTAGTACAGGTTTCCAGTCAAATCTTGGACCATTGTCTTGTCTGATGGGACGTAATGATTATATTTTGCTGGATGAGCGTGATCATGCATCAATTATTGATGGTAGCCGTTTGTCATTTGCGAAAGTGATCAAATACGGTCACAATAATATGGATGATTTGCGTGCTAAATTATCTAGATTACCTGAGGAAAGTGCAAAATTAATTTGTACGGACGGTATTTTTAGTATGGAAGGTGATATTGTTAACTTACCGGAACTTACTACGATAGCTAATGAGTTTGATGCTGCTGTTATGGTTGACGATGCGCATAGCTTAGGTGTTATTGGGCACAAAGGGGCTGGTACAGCCTCACATTTTGGGCTTAATGACGATGTAGATTTGATCATGGGTACGTTTAGTAAATCATTAGCTTCTTTAGGTGGATTCGTAGCGGGTGATGCTGATGTGATTGATTTCTTGAAACACAATGCACGTTCGGTAATGTTTAGTGCGTCAATGACGCCAGCATCTGTTGCTTCTACACTGAAGGCGTTAGAGATCATTCAAAATGAACCTGAACACATCGAAAAATTGTGGAAAAATACGGATTATGCCAAAGCACAATTATTAGATCATGGCTTTGATCTAGGTGCTACGGAAAGCCCAATTTTGCCAATATTTATTCGTAGCAATGAAAAAACTTTCTGGGTGACTAAAATGCTCCAAGATGATGGTGTATTTGTTAATCCAGTTGTTTCTCCAGCAGTTCCTGCGGAGGAGTCTTTGATTCGTTTTTCATTGATGGCGACACATACTTATGACCAAATCGATGAAGCAATTGAGAAGATGGTTAAAGTATTCAAACAAGCTGAAGTTGAAACATTAATATAA